In the genome of Leptospira saintgironsiae, one region contains:
- a CDS encoding type II toxin-antitoxin system VapC family toxin has translation MKLILDTNCYISFLNKRNQEQHEKMVSFWERISRLEYEIILTSHNISEIVFVFKSIYSVEQKEINQIIQDLIANPGVSFEPAYYPETILSLWPKHIKDYGDAVLAAASRTLEAKIVTFDQEFSKSLKKLNLDPHHI, from the coding sequence ATGAAACTCATTTTAGATACTAATTGTTACATTTCGTTTCTGAATAAGAGAAACCAAGAACAACATGAAAAAATGGTTTCCTTTTGGGAACGAATCTCTCGATTAGAATATGAAATCATACTCACATCCCATAACATTTCCGAGATCGTCTTTGTTTTTAAGAGTATTTATTCTGTTGAACAAAAAGAGATTAATCAAATTATTCAGGATCTTATAGCAAATCCAGGCGTTTCCTTTGAACCAGCTTATTATCCGGAAACTATACTTTCCTTATGGCCTAAGCATATTAAAGATTACGGTGATGCAGTTTTAGCTGCTGCCAGCAGAACATTAGAAGCCAAAATAGTAACCTTTGATCAAGAATTTAGTAAATCTTTGAAGAAGTTAAATCTGGATCCTCATCATATCTGA
- a CDS encoding PIN domain-containing protein codes for MILVDTSVWIEFFRGNDPYFSDLKELIESSEVIVHEVVFGELLQGCKNKNEVSFILEYWENLNTLTSDGSFLSAGKLSFENKHIDKGIGLIDSVLINEVRSKKLQLWTLDKKILKVLDKKEIYSSKGKHAG; via the coding sequence ATGATTCTTGTAGATACGTCTGTTTGGATTGAATTCTTTCGGGGAAATGACCCTTATTTCAGTGACCTCAAAGAACTAATAGAATCATCGGAAGTGATAGTTCATGAAGTTGTCTTTGGTGAGTTACTCCAAGGATGTAAAAATAAGAACGAAGTATCTTTTATTTTAGAATATTGGGAAAATCTAAATACCTTAACTTCAGACGGTAGCTTTTTGTCTGCAGGCAAGCTTTCATTTGAAAACAAGCATATTGATAAAGGGATTGGATTAATTGATTCAGTTCTTATTAATGAAGTTAGAAGTAAAAAACTTCAGCTTTGGACATTAGATAAAAAGATTCTCAAAGTATTAGATAAGAAAGAAATCTATTCAAGTAAGGGCAAGCACGCCGGCTAA